A genomic segment from Canis lupus baileyi chromosome 31, mCanLup2.hap1, whole genome shotgun sequence encodes:
- the BCL6 gene encoding B-cell lymphoma 6 protein: protein MASPADSCIQFTRHASDVLLNLNRLRSRDILTDVVIVVSREQFRAHKTVLMACSGLFYSIFTDQLKCNLSVINLDPEINPEGFCILLDFMYTSRLNLREGNIMAVMATAMYLQMEHVVDTCRKFIKASEAEMVPAIKPPREEFLNSRMLMPQDIMAYRGREVVENNLPLRNAPGCESRAFAPSLYSGLSTPPASYPVYGHLPVSSFLFSDEELRDARMPVANPFPKERALPCDSARPIPGDYSRPAMEISPNVCHSSIYSPKEAAPEETHSDMHYGVAEGPKPAVPSARNAPYFPCDKASKEEERPSSEDEIALHFEPPSAPLNRKGLVSPQSPQKSDCQPNSPTESCSSKNACILQTSGSPPAKSPTDPKACNWKKYKFIVLNSLNQNAKPEGPEQAELGRLSPRAYTAPPACQPPMEPESLDLQSPTKLSASGEDSTIPQASRLNNIVNRSLTGSPRSSSESHSPLYLHPPKCTSCGSQSPQHAEMCLHTAGPTFPEEMGETQSEYSDSSCENGAFFCNECDCRFSEEASLKRHTLQTHSDKPYKCDRCQASFRYKGNLASHKTVHTGEKPYRCNICGAQFNRPANLKTHTRIHSGEKPYKCETCGARFVQVAHLRAHVLIHTGEKPYPCEICGTRFRHLQTLKSHLRIHTGEKPYHCEKCNLHFRHKSQLRLHLRQKHGAITNTKVQYRVSATDLPPELPKAC, encoded by the exons ATGGCCTCCCCGGCTGACAGCTGTATCCAGTTCACCCGCCATGCCAGTGACGTGCTTCTCAACCTTAATCGCCTCCGCAGCCGTGACATCTTGACTGATGTTGTCATCGTGGTGAGCCGTGAGCAGTTCAGAGCCCATAAGACAGTCCTCATGGCCTGCAG TGGCCTGTTCTACAGCATCTTCACAGACCAGTTGAAATGTAACCTTAGTGTGATCaacctggatcctgagatcaaccCTGAGGGGTTCTGCATCCTCCTGGACTTCATGTACACGTCTCGGCTCAATCTCCGGGAGGGCAACATCATGGCCGTGATGGCTACGGCGATGTACCTGCAGATGGAGCATGTGGTGGACACCTGCCGGAAGTTTATCAAGGCCAG TGAAGCAGAGATGGTTCCTGCCATCAAGCCTCCCCGTGAAGAGTTTCTGAATAGCCGGATGCTGATGCCCCAAGACATCATGGCCTATCGGGGTCGCGAGGTGGTGGAGAATAACCTGCCGCTGAGGAACGCCCCTGGGTGTGAGAGCAGAGCCTTTGCCCCCAGCCTGTACAGCGGCCTGTCCACCCCGCCGGCCTCTTATCCCGTGTACGGCCACCTCCCAGTCAGCAGCTTCCTCTTCTCCGACGAGGAGCTGCGGGATGCCCGGATGCCTGTGGCCAACCCCTTCCCTAAGGAGCGGGCCCTCCCCTGCGATAGTGCCAGGCCCATCCCTGGTGACTACAGCCGGCCGGCCATGGAGATATCCCCCAATGTGTGCCACAGCAGCATCTACTCACCCAAGGAGGCAGCCCCAGAGGAGACACACAGTGACATGCACTACGGTGTGGCCGAGGGCCCCAAGCCTGCCGTCCCCTCCGCCCGGAATGCCCCGTACTTCCCCTGTGACAAGGCCagcaaggaggaagagaggcCCTCCTCGGAGGATGAGATCGCCCTGCATTTCGAGCCCCCCAGTGCACCCCTGAACCGCAAGGGTCTGGTTAGTCCACAGAGCCCCCAGAAGTCTGACTGCCAGCCCAACTCGCCCACGGAATCCTGCAGCAGCAAGAATGCCTGCATCCTCCAGACCTCTGGGTCACCTCCAGCTAAGAGCCCCACCGACCCCAAAGCCTGCAACTGGAAGAAATATAAGTTCATTGTGCTGAACAGCCTCAACCAGAATGCCAAACCGGAGGGGCCCGAGCAGGCCGAGCTGGGCCGCCTTTCCCCTCGAGCCTACACTGCCCCGCCGGCCTGCCAGCCACCCATGGAGCCTGAGAGCCTCGACCTCCAGTCCCCAACCAAGCTCAGCGCCAGTGGGGAGGACTCCACCATCCCACAGGCCAGCCGGCTCAATAACATCGTCAACAG GTCCCTGACAGGCTCCCCCCGCAGCAGCAGCGAGAGCCACTCACCGCTCTACTTACACCCCCCCAAGTGTACATCCTGCGGCTCGCAGTCCCCACAGCACGCGGAGATGTGCCTCCACACCGCTGGGCCCACATTCCCCGAGGAGATGGGGGAGACCCAGTCTGAGTACTCGGATTCCAGCTGTG agAACGGGGCCTTCTTTTGCAATGAGTGTGACTGCCGCTTTTCTGAGGAGGCCTCACTCAAGAGACACACGCTGCAGACCCACAGTGACAAACCCTACAAGTGTGACCGCTGCCAGGCCTCCTTCCGCTACAAGGGCAACCTCGCCAGCCACAAGACCGTCCATACGG GTGAGAAACCCTATCGCTGTAATATCTGTGGAGCCCAGTTCAACCGGCCAGCCAACCTGAAAACTCATACTCGAATTCACTCTGGAGAGAAGCCCTACAAATGCGAAACCTGTGGTGCCCGATTTGTGCAA GTGGCCCACCTCCGTGCCCACGTGCTCatccacactggagagaagccctatcCCTGTGAAATCTGTGGCACCCGTTTCCGGCACCTTCAGACTCTGAAGAGCCACCTGCGAatccacacaggagagaaaccttacCAT TGCGAGAAGTGCAACCTGCATTTCCGTCACAAAAGCCAGCTGCGTCTTCACTTGCGCCAGAAGCACGGCGCCATCACCAACACCAAGGTACAATACCGTGTGTCCGCCACTGACCTGCCCCCGGAGCTCCCCAAAGCCTGCTGA